The Anopheles marshallii chromosome X, idAnoMarsDA_429_01, whole genome shotgun sequence genome includes a window with the following:
- the LOC128712009 gene encoding uncharacterized protein LOC128712009, with the protein MQKVKMFVSRNLVAIVMIPSLIGLHWAWDSLQHNRALVSDQERKDLPVVIAAKAMWQRVTNKTDPNEQQDKPQ; encoded by the exons ATGCAGAAGGTAAAGATGTTCGTATCGCGCAATCTGGTGGCGATCGTGATGATTCCGTCGCTGATCGGTCTTCACTGGGCGTGGGATTCGCTGCAGCATAACAGAGCACTCGTCTCCGATCAAGAGCGTAAAGATCTACCGGTCGTGATC GCAGCTAAAGCTATGTGGCAACGTGTTACGAATAAAACCGATCCGAATGAACAACAGGACAAACCGCAGTAA